The proteins below are encoded in one region of Anguilla anguilla isolate fAngAng1 chromosome 3, fAngAng1.pri, whole genome shotgun sequence:
- the LOC118222448 gene encoding caspase-8-like, whose product MNIHRTAGREAERLEVLHKIDSELDSNDVAALKFLCRDLVPQKHLERVCDGRDLFMRLKDQGLLEDGFLGELLHIIRRMDLLRKLGINCAEIQGRRATRISPYRKMLYNLSEEVTEENLRAIKFLLKLPRGKLETSATFLDVLVAMEKQELLREDSLEVLQNVFDSCDKQLATRVREFAEQRADLPSPAEGHNLNHAPCQESSVPSYMDSSPSLSLPADGRQQPPTSVQPTENASVPEPSPRDFPSRTPMDSQLSVDTVPESTCEEVYDMRRQPRGHCIIINNYDFGEASRKHPELNLGKRDGTDRDARALDEVFSRLHFTVHHRRDLGEAELLAAVEEFGRLRHGQLDAFACCVLSHGKKGAVYGTDGGAVPIRQLTQPFTSSRCPSLAGKPKLFFIQACQAQDEEPPARADGPEDPYDTDAGPVGPDTIPNDSDFLLGMATVEDRKSYRHTYRGSAFIQELCEQLKWGCPREEDILSIMTRVNRKVSSTSLGKFKQMPEPRYTLTKKLIMSMD is encoded by the exons ATGAACATTCATCGCACTG CAGGTCGGGAAGCAGAGCGCTTGGAAGTGCTGCATAAGATCGATTCGGAGCTTGATTCAAACGATGTGGCCGCGCTCAAGTTTCTGTGCAGGGACCTCGTACCGCAGAAACATCTGGAGCGCGTTTGTGACGGAAGGGATCTCTTCATGCGGCTGAAGGACCAAGGGCTCCTGGAAGACGGTTTTCTGGGAGAGCTGTTGCATATAATACGACGCATGGACCTGCTTCGAAAGCTGGGGATCAACTGTGCTGAGATCCAGGGCAGAAGGGCTACCAGAATCTCTCCTTATCG GAAGATGCTATATAATCTGTCTGAAGAAGTGACAGAGGAGAATCTCAGAGCCATTAAGTTCTTGTTGAAGCTCCCCAGGGGCAAATTGGAGACCAGTGCG ACTTTCTTGGATGtgctggttgccatggagaaacAGGAGCTGCTGAGAGAGGACTCTCTGGAGGTGCTGCAGAATGTGTTTGACTCGTGTGACAAGCAGCTGGCCACAAGAGTGCGGGAGTTTGCAGAGCAGAGGGCAG ACCTACCTTCTCCAGCAGAGGGCCATAATTTAAACCATGCCCCATGCCAGGAGTCATCTGTGCCCAGCTACATGGACAGTAGCCCTAGCCTTTCTCTCCCGGCTGATGGCAGGCAACAG CCACCCACTTCAGTACAGCCGACCGAGAATGCATCTGTCCCAGAGCCGAGTCCCAGAG ATTTTCCCTCACGGACACCTATGGACAGTCAACTATCTGTGGACACCGTGCCAGAATCCACGTGTGAGGAG GTTTATGACATGAGGCGTCAACCGCGAGGCCACtgcatcatcatcaacaactaCGACTTTGGGGAGGCCTCGAGAAAACACCCGGAACTGAACCTGGGAAAGCGTGACGGCACAGACAGAGATGCAA GGGCCCTGGACGAGGTGTTCTCGAGGCTGCACTTCACGGTGCATCACCGCAGGGACCTGGGTGAGGCAGAGCTGCTGGCGGCGGTGGAGGAGTTTGGCAGGCTGAGGCATGGCCAACTGGACGCCTTCGCGTGCTGCGTGCTCTCGCACGGGAAGAAGGGCGCGGTGTACGGCACGGACGGAGGCGCGGTGCCCATCCGCCAGCTCACCCAGCCCTTCACCAGCAGCCGCTGCCCCTCGCTGGCCGGGAAGCCCAAGCTCTTCTTCATCCAGGCCTGCCAGGCGCAGGACGAGGAGCCGCCCGCCCGGGCCGACGGGCCAGAGGACCCCTACGACACCGATGCCGGCCCCGTGGGGCCCGACACCATCCCCAACGACTCGGACTTCCTGCTGGGAATGGCCACTGTGGAGGACCGCAAGTCCTATCGCCACACCTACAGGGGCTCCGCCTTCATCCAGGAGCTCTGCGAGCAGCTCAAGTGGGGCTGTCCCAG GGAAGAAGACATCCTGTCGATCATGACCAGAGTGAATCGAAAGGTGAGCAGCACAAGTTTAGGAAAGTTCAAGCAGATGCCAGAACCCCGGTACACACTGACCAAGAAGCTGATCATGTCCATGGACTGA